The genomic region gttttacaaaaccctttgaattttgccttattataattgctagcagactttgtcctacattggttaaatgtgtgaccatatttattgcaattgtaacaataatcgttggacttagtgacattttgttgcttaccttttctgatttggcacatgttggcagtataaCCTTggtttccatagtagttgcaaataggcttctttcttttgatgttcttcttgattcaagcttgctttgatgattctcctctctcggtaatatgaattcccttcttggtagagtctttttctttgtaaccaagtcctgcatctttgttgggtcttcttgtattcagttgctcatccaacatctttgatgcttcataactcttcttcagtgtttctttggatttcttctctatttcaagttcatcggtcaacctcgatacttcaagtttcaatgcttgattctcatcatcttttagatttgcttcatgatgtgcataacctagttgatctgacagattttgttgaatcccggtcaatcttatgatttcatcattcttttcagatactaatgcttcaagttattgtttctctctttctagatctcttactttatcctcggctgtcctcaatgcatcaagattttcagtcatctgtgtgctgaaatgctcatgttctcttttcattgcttttagctaatcattcagtgctttgttcttttctttcaacacttcaatcatttcttcagtctcttcaaacatactgttctcagatgatgcctcaatttgttccaccagctcttgagagtcttgcaaatcatcagataaccttctaactttcagagacttttgcatttgtctttgcatgtctacaatcacttgattagcatgatccaactcttcttgcaaatatacaattctccgagattgtttatagccttccattgataagatctttctctttaggcagttaaacccttttccaagattgaagctctgataccaattgttagccccaatatggaaagctaatgtactgagaggggaggggtgaatcagtacttcaaaacttttcttcaacaataaatttactgttaagcataaattgaatagtgcagtaacataatataatgctaaaacaaataaataacaatcatacatgattcactccataacacatatattttggttacacagaaactcttggttagagagaaaaactgctgtggggatgacacccacaacttcactactgcaataataaaggttgctcggttagagctacatgtttagctatttctgatagcttaccctgttaggagtatcaagatctattagatctaccttgctaaaggattttacaacacttattctaaatgctgcacttggttagagctacatgtttagctatttctgatagcttaccctgttaggagtatcaagatctgttagatctaccttgctaaaggattttacaacacttattctaaatgttgcacttggttagaggctttacaatttatagacttagttagagtcttttaccttgttagaggtttttcttacaactcaaaatattacaatcaaatctttacaaattatctgctactttacatctgaaatgttatagcagattctatgtgctcaaaatgatattaccttgcttatagcatacctcagtaatccatatattaactcggtaaacccttctgtttactctgttccttgactgttctttgaaatccttcacGGTGACTtctgtgtttctctgtcaactataacagtcataacactttgtgatatctcatgattttcctttttgtatatgtcttgcttcacacacacatgcacatatatctaatcttgaattcatgctatataaatagatctcttatgtcggtgatttggtccatgcttcgatcttacaaacatgatttctcgaatgaataaccatgcaatatttcattggttagatgacctcaaaatcatacacaatctttaagtaaaatttccaatgtgataacggttacttgttcctcgatctttgtaacacatttcccatatatgtccaggttcagtgaatctagtaacacgtttcactcggtgtgtgttcactcggtatatcattcttgctgctcggtagacatagagtgtttggtgtatactacgctctgagactactttcttctataacctactgcactgtgcttaccttgctctacaatcattctcaagctccttgtccaggtttgccagaggaggattgccagatcctagattatagggtgtgacaccattctgtgtgatctcccaattCTCCTTGCCaaaacatctcagatgagtctccatatgaatcttccatactatgtaatttgttccatcaagcctcaaaatatctcTTCAAAAGAtatctccagaagaactggatgaacttgaactattagtcgccatatgatcttcctcaagtagttaagctttctgcagagaggaccaaagatctgataccaattattagatagttcagataaccagaagacaattgagagggggggggggtgaattacttGTCATAGCCGGAAGCAttaacaatttaaaatttaataccagaacccaaaacaatattaccagaatagtagataaaccaattaagcataaataataatcacaaaataaatatcatccacatgacaccaagatttgttcatggaaaacccgataaagggaaaaaccacagtgggaagcctacccacagtcaaataatacttctgcaataagtatgtgaattacaatgaaggggcctgcacttgcaggaaggccaacgacctagagcacactgctcatcacaaaaggagcctcactaaaaacatataaatctagactacaatctggagaagtgttgaactgcaaaagatagcatctcctatgcctgagtacaattccgattaagctcaataccaaaggactaaatcctcttacacaatcccaattcgatctccaatgatcgaccaactcctctgcctgaatgatattacattattcgcacattacattccttgaccatgacctcttacattaatcatgatgatctacaatgagatcttacatctatttatacaaaccctcgaccataaataatcaggtcggccaccagacaataaaccgattacataattacaaaccatgtcggccttagaccaaaataaataatatcaacacataagacatcccaaaaatacatcaataggtcctatccacacattacattaatgtcggtccataacctagatcaaccaggaccaagtataggtccacatgcttcaacaatgatctccaatcgctaagtctcgaacatgatcaccaacaacatcctgaaactccatcagaagatgcaccaacaccacttatgcaattcatcaaagatctccatcaaaagctttgtcgatgaaaccctcgtcggaaccaaaaaccaatcttctaagcaagcaggatagcatccaatcactagaacaaaaccaactgaccaaatatgagtataagtatcatgaacaagctaattccatcaccaaactatatcggatccaagttaaccagaaaccactcatcctaccgctaccagaagggtgccggtaaagcatccaaacaactagtgttgacatcaatgacaaaacatcaatgcaacacataatcaattctaccaaatggccaacaattgcTTGAACACCCAACAACATTTACAAATACTTATTTCCTACTGTCACATCAAAAACATGTTGGAACAACACAATTGATACAAAACACTTCATTCCATAGGGCCAAAATACTCAGTCATgaacaaatcatcatcatcaacttttgCAAACCACATGAATACTCAAAACTTGAATTGAGACACAACATAAATATTATAAACATGTCCTCTAGGTCACAACACCTAAAACATCAATGCAGATAAATGCCTAGCATTTTCCAGACCAATCATGTTACCCAACCAATCGCCAACAAGCTGCAATTACCAACCACATCAGGTGAAACACCAAATACTTGAAACAAACAGGAGCACACTATCCATACAACACACACATTATGTTCAAATATGAAAGACCATGTCGTCAAATGCGAAGGAATGCAGAGTATTCTTCCAAATAATCTTCAACATACATTCTCACAACTTACTCCATCAAATTTCGAAGGACTAGAATGTCGTAGAAACATCATTAGAAATATAACCACCATCCTATAGCATGCACAATATCAACACAAACACCTCAATTCCATtgccatgcttctaatcctcatcttaattcTTCTTAATGTATTTAATTCTCAtgttaatatgatatcatcatcaTGCTTCAATACATCATATTGAGTGTAGACATTAGACACCAAGAAGgtgaacatccacaacacaaagcAACTACAACCATAATCCATCTGTACtctatatcaatgacaacaacttccaacaatctccacatacACAAATACTCATCATACTAGACATATCAATAATGACAATTCACACAAATGacaacttgacatcaatgacattaaCACAACAACTGCCAACAATCAAAGACAACACATATTGTTAGacatcaggttgacatcaatgacaacacatattgacATTTAATGTGAAGACTTAAACTTGTGTGTCAAATACATTAAATTAGAACTATTGAAGGTGACGGGGCCTTGaaaattttattttgttattatatTGATTTCAATACCCATAATGGGAGACAAGCTTGAAAGGGCCTTGGTTTGCATAATAATCTTATTATGAAGGATCCTATCCAAATTTATGCTACTTTTGTGGTTAACAGAAAATGGAAAACCAGAGAAGTCAGTAAACCTTGGTTTAAAAGGGATGACAATGATTTTTGTGAGGGGATATTTATCGATTAATAGTCTATTTGATGGGCTCCTATTAGTTCTTTCCAAGACCCCCCTCTTACTAAGATTCCTTGGGTTCATgttttggaaatttttttaaaaagaatcaaAATCCTTATAAGGTGAGCAAGAATCTCTCTTGACTCATGAATAAGATAAACATAAGTTTTCTAATTAGAATTTTTAAACTTACCGAACAATAGTTGAATCAATGCATCCCAATATGATTCAAAAGATTTAGTTTAGAAACTTTAAGCCGTGGTGGAAGGATTGGAATTGGTATTCTAATACATAATATTCCTCTTATAAGCCTCATTAAGGTTATTCTTATCTCTCTCAACACCTTCACATGATGCTTAAATTGAACTAGAGATGACTTCTTCAATCCTTTCTGAGCTCGTGGAAACACAAATTCCTAATTGTTTGGTTGACCATTATTGAGTTAAAGTTGGTTGATTTTGCTTTGTACATCTTCTATCAAGGTCTCTCTATTGGTGCTAAGTTGTCTTGTCTAGGTATTATGTGTCCTTGTTTTCAACTTTGTGGGCAACATGGAAATCTCAAGCACATTTTTTTTGGTTTCATCCTATAGTTCATGTGACTTGGATTTGTTGGTGATTTTGTCGACAATTTAAGTTGAATCCTTTCTCATGACATATATTCCTTTTGGCGGATTGGTATATAATCTTCGATAATTTTGCTTATTTTTACCATTCTTGTAAGGTGGAAATTTATTTTAGAATTTGGAAGGACATGAATTATGCCATTTTCCATGATATTTTATTGATATCCATTTCTTTCTTTGTTAAGGCTATGCTATGTTTTAATTTGCTTACGGAGATTCAAGTGCAAGGTATATAATGTTGCCTTTGAAGTAACAAATCTACAAGTACTTCTTGATCATGGCGACAATGCCCCTTGTATGATTGCTAGGGTTTTACCAAATTTGGCTCCTAGCAAGGGTAATCCCCCCTTGTCGACATAACTACGAAAGTAGTCAAACTAGTTGTGGAGAAGAAGATGTTTACTCATATGCTTCTTAGGCCCTACACATGTCTATTTATGGGTGGTCTCAACCCTCTTGACCTCACTTTGCCTCTCCCTAGACTTGTGAGTTAATTTGTTAGATGATTAGATTTTATCTAGTTTCTTCAACTtactttaaatatttaatttgctTGTGATacttaagaagaaaaaaaaagaaggttTGATTTTTGGTTGGAAACTTATCTTAGATGACTCAAACCATACTGAAATAATTAGATGAGAGGGATCCCCTCCACCACCTAATAATATAACTCTTGTTGCTTAacatttttgtttcaatttttacttcggaattaaagcccaattaaaaaaattataagttGATCAACCACAATTACGAAAGTCTATtcattagccgataggctattatATTACGTGGGCTTTTGCCCATCGGAAATGTCTCACCCTGTCGGACGGgaaatttgtcaaaagttgtcGTCGACGGTAAATATAATTGCATTGGTTGTATTATGTGAGCAGCTGATAAATTAGCAGCTTGTATCTAATTTTCGGGGGTGATAGCAACGAATGGCTGGAGAGATCAATGTATTTTATGCATGGATATAAGTTTTGCTCTGTGTCTTTCTTGTTTAACCTTATTTCATttacaaattttaatgattgaAATGTTCCATTTGAATAGAAAGTAGGCTACTTTTTAAATGTttgtttttaataatatattatttttattactattattttatattacattttattCTATTTGTGAAGATCCATTTTTTATTAAACTTTTTTTTACAATAATGattttttttacaattatttataaatgttttagTTTTGATTTTATAAAATATGTtagctttttatttatttttatttttatgtatttgcttctaaatttgatttttttaatttcttttttatttattttttatttttatttttatttttatatcagattttattttatttgtaaagaTTAATTCAATGTTAAAGTATTTTCAACAAATTTAAATTgtattgatttttttaatatttctttaatgagtattctaattttaattttgtaTGATATGTGAATTTTATATTTCTTATGTGTTTGTATTAATTTTGTGTCTTTAAtatgttttctatttttatttttattttttatatcatatACTACCTTATTTGTAAAGATGTGTTCTTATTGTAGTAGTATCTTAAGTGATTTtaaattgtattgattttatattttttaatgtgcTTGTTTTTAAATATGTTTGTCAAATTAATTTTAAGGGATGATTTTCAACCAATAGAAGAAAATGGAATTGGTGTAAGTTAAAAATGATCTTTTATTTTCAAAGTCTTAAAATGCAAACTATTGCAAGGTGTCTAAGTTTCCAGAGTTTATGAAAGAAACTATTCCTAAAATATAATGCATTCATGAATTCTCTCTAAATTAAGTTTATTTACTCTCTATTGAAAATCCGCAATCACCATTTTAAAAGAATTTACTCTAAACATTCTCTCATGAGTTCACTCTAAATTAAGTTAAGTTTTTTTACTCTCTATTGAAAATCCGCAATCatcatttaaaataattttctcTAAACATTCTCTCTTGAATTCACTCTAAATTAAGTTTAATTTTATGTATACTAAAAATATAAAGATAAATTTTTAGATTTATGTATAAAATGAAtatgttatatattatatttaagatTACAAGACTTCTAACATATATTACTATCAGCTTTACCATTGTAGCTTCATTTGATACAAGCGCTAGTAAAATATATAATTCGAGAAAATCTATTTTGTTAATTACAATTACCGGCCGTCCGCCGAAAAAAAAACGAAGAAAAAAAACACCAGAGTTAGAAACAATGAACagaccaaaaaaaaaacatatattcaAATCTTTTTACTGAAAAAAGACAGACAATAATAGTGCGACAATTTCTTTGCCCGCTTGACTGCAATTCACTTGAATCGAGTCCTATTTGTAATTATTTACAATGGAAACACTTTGTCCTTCTTAGTGAGTGGACCAAGATCGTAATGGCTATTGCtcagtctttcaacattttctcgtAAGAAAATTCATGGCTCAACTACATCTCGTTTTAGTTCAGATAGGAAATCCCTCATTAGGAGCTGCACTAGTGCGGCTGGCTCGAAACGCTCGAGTGAAGAGACGTCTGCCGTTCAGAATAATGTTTtgaaataatttctcattcatgcAGCTCAGCTATTAAAATTGAGCAAAAACTTATATTTGGGTCAGGTAGGTAGGGTTAACAATGTTGCCTCTGATACGCCTCATTAGAGTGAAAGGGTTACCCATATTGCAGCAGCTTCAGCTGGAGGAGAGATTACTTCGCACCACTTCGCACAACTGGTGCATTATAAATGACGGCACGGATGCTCCCACTATCGTCATGGGCATTTCAGGGTACTTCCATCTTTTGGTCTTTTGCTATATTGAATAATTTTCATATTGAACTTAGAAATTGAGCAATGCAGGAAACCAGAGCAATTGATTGAAGTGGAGCCCGCTTTGCGCGATCGGATTCCTGTAATTAAGCGGTTTAGCGGTGGAGGCACTGTCATCGTTGACGGAGATACAGTTTTCGTGACATTAATTTGCAATCAGGGCGCTGTTCCCACTCTGCAACTTTATCCTCACCCCATCATGGCCTGGACGGAGCAGTTTTATGCCCCTGCCTTTAGAAGAATCCCGGATTTCCGCCTACGAGAACACGGTATTGCATTGGAAAACCCTACACATACGTCGTGGTTTTTGAACTAGAAAATCTTAAATGCcagtttggaattttttttttcattttaaatttctGTTTGATAAATTTTTGCATAGATGGGACTACTATATCATGAAAACCTGAAAATCCTAAAATCTTACTCTAGGAAACCCTATACGCGGGCTCCCAGATgggaaatatttttttgtttaggGCAGTTATGCGTACATGTGACTAGCATAGACTGGCCAAAAACACTTGCTTGTATTGTTTTCCATTTTTTTTCTGGATAACCCGTCGGACAAAAGCTTCTAGTCAGTTTATCAAACGCCTACTATGAAATTCTTCATTCTAAAATTGTGTTTTTTTTGTTTATCCGTCCCGGGCATCTGGTAATTACTAAATGCTCTTAATTTTCTTTAACCTTATGCTGTTATTTTATTTATGTTATGGATGGTTTGAAAATTATAAGATTTGCAAATTTTAACTTTAATTTCTGGCCTATCCCCTTGGGTTCTAATAGCCACGCCAGATTCCCAAAGCATAGATGCTAGACTCCTGTTGAAACTGTTACGTTCATATGGTTTTCTcttgatatttttatgtttaaTTAACATATCTCTGGAAGCTGTTTTCTGCCTGTTTTGGGCACATTTTTTCCCATTTTTTCCCATTCCACATGATATTCAGGGGAAGGTGATAGTAAATTACTAAATGGTTCCACTAGAACATAAGGACACAGAGAACGGATTTCCTGAGCAATCAAAACTGTCTAAAAAAAGTTAAAACACATTtatcaaatttgaagaatatgTGGAACCCTCCTATAGCCATGTGCCTTCTTTCAGATCAGATCAACACACTAGGTGTCACTCAATTGCCATGTCAAGCACTCCATGTCATTGCCTTATTCATATCTCTTTTTTGCCATGCCAGTTGTCTTGCTATTCcaagtttttttttgaaatttttgttctAGAACTAGTGGCAGCTACCCTTTTCTAATAAGTAGTTGTGCGAGTGGTTTTCAGTTAGGACTTTATGTGTTTAGAATAAGGCAGCTGAATCTTCAGTTAGGGAGTGGCTGTGCTTGTGTTTCTTTTAATTGAGCTGTGACTGAGTCTGTCAGTGGAAGCAGCCGAGTTTTGGTGTTGGTATCATCAGTTAACACCAGCATTCGAGGGGTTGATTCATCAGTTAACTGCCAATGATCGAGGGAGTGATTTGTGAGTTCAGTGCCACTGATTGGAGGATTGATTACCTATGATTTGGGTGTCCGGGTGCTGGAAGAATAGGAAGTGTTGAGGGAAAAGTTGGAAAAACACTTTTGAGATTTAAAACATTCCACTCTCATTTCCTGGAAAGTGACATTGCTACAGCAGTTGAGTGCCTGGGGATGAAACCCTAAGAGTAGCAAATGGTAAAGTTTGACAGCAGATTTGTACAGAGGGCTGTCAGGATCATCAATGAATTCAGACTTGCAGATTTCAGAGTGCTCAGGGTTATCAAAGGTGGTCAGTTCTGTATGTTGGGTGTGCTCAGTATTTCAATTAGACTAGTAGGTTCAATTCAAATCCATGTATATGActgaaaataaaccaaaaaaaatatattggttgctgaaaaacccaaaaataaatatacatatttGTTGCTGGAAATTTTTTCTCTTTGAGTATTCTAGGTTAGGTTTTCCATGTGTTTTCAGTTATATACTATTTTAAtctatgtgtgagattttgccaagatcaagggcacaatgaaaagcataaaaaaaagagacaatagaatgacaagaacaaactgtattctcatcaatatgcaaatgatcaactggattaaccaatacaatgaatataggcctgcttatataggcaaggccatatggatgtacgagcacacaatcatgacatgtggctcaatgagaaacaagggtaggtaagaaatactaggggtaggtaggagaaataatataatattccacaagaggtggatgacccaccaaatgtggagtgtaacagcaaaataagaccacaaaaggtggaatttctcctacaagctctatccctatgtgcacacttctctaagtgtctcaaatccaaactacgaagagatgcattatcgtaagttaacttaagtaaagtgtaataatatccatgatgaatatttatttacaccaacacccccccttaagtgcaacttaggggaatgaagactcaagtcaacaatgcaagatgggtcccgaccgCTAGGCCATGATAGgcacccatgtacaatatgcaaatgcaagcaaaactgtgCAATGcgatctctcacaaacaaagaaagggagaaaacccagtgggaaaaaactcccccccaaaagagagatgaatgtacaaaataactctcaaagaagaaggacaaaacctcaaagaggaaaaagtcccccccataagagaggaaggagaagtcagctgaccccacctaatgacacatctcgcacccccaagagagatcgcaactgctggaacttactctcgatgaaaggtttggtgaatatgtctgcaacctgctccgttgtaggacaatacaacaaatcaatgacttgctcctgaatcagctctcggatatagtgcatatgaatctcgatgtgtttggtccgctggtgctggaccgggttcttcgagattgcaatagcactctgattgtcacaatgtagaactgtcggtcgtggagtggtgaacccaaactctgtgagaatctggtAAAGCCAAATGGTCCCAGTCACTgcgttaacaactcctcgatactcagcctcagtcgaagagagagcaatagcatgctgcttcttgctttgccaacaaatggggcctgaaccaaggtgaaaactgtaacctgaagtagacttacgaccatcaagattgccagcccaatcggagtctgtgtaaccaaccaagtgaagtcctgtgcctactgcatagtgaagcccatagtgatgtgtaccctggatgtaatgaaggatgcgtttggcagctttctgtaatgtccccactttagcagttgaccaagtgtatgtgcattagcctagctctacataGTCCCGAGGGCTAACAAAGGGTTTAAGGGGGGATCCTGGaatgttttggcctagtcatttccagtttgggctaaaacggagttgatttacttagtttcaggcatacttactatttttagtaagtcagcaggacacaacggaggctagctttggtgattggattcgatactcctcggcgagaactttccgacgagctatcactcacgctattcggagtccaattgctaatatattttaatgcctgaagtgttattaaagtaacatttaatttaattgtaaaatattaaagtgttactttaatatttattttatggggatgtgtgcaaatcaaaggggcacccaagggagacataagtgaatattttaatatgttttatattgcacatcttttatcccacattgctcaagtgagttgggtcgacccttggagaaagaataaaaggaagcttttgtggctt from Cryptomeria japonica chromosome 3, Sugi_1.0, whole genome shotgun sequence harbors:
- the LOC131035594 gene encoding uncharacterized protein LOC131035594, with product MLPLIRLIRVKGLPILQQLQLEERLLRTTSHNWCIINDGTDAPTIVMGISGKPEQLIEVEPALRDRIPVIKRFSGGGTVIVDGDTVFVTLICNQGAVPTLQLYPHPIMAWTEQFYAPAFRRIPDFRLREHDYALGDRKFGGNAQSITKGRWLHHTSFLWDYRAQNMAYLKLPYRAPKYRLERSHSDFICSLKDLSFSREIFLENIVAALTAHFSLEKVEVKDIDLPVDNKYPHTTRVLTTEELRGQ